In Thermus caldifontis, one DNA window encodes the following:
- a CDS encoding glycoside hydrolase family 13 protein, whose amino-acid sequence MAHHHDLEHLHPPLPELGEEVSVFLETEAKEGLFLYEKDGEIHKKPMERANGGLRTRVPVHTSPFRYCFLLPEGFLGSHGLEKTLPRYDRFFHLLAGPLPPRWALGTVYYQIFPDRFRQGRPELAPQDGEWLLMGKPIRKKAWNEPPGPEGAWEFYGGDLWGVLEALPYLENLGVEALYLTPIFQSPSSHRYDTEDYLKVDPHLGGEEALEALYRALEEKGMRLLLDGVFNHVGATHPWFQKALQDPETPERSMFTFYPDGSYAAFWGLTSMPKLDYASPLTQERLVFGPKAPIRHWMRLAHGFRLDVAHSIGEGGTNRKNARWLRALARAAKEERLEALVIGELSYDATPTLRAHTLDGAMHYAGFAHPVMEWLSGRDVYGREVTLSAQEAWAVLWDHYQALPLQLRHSMYTLLSSHDIPRALWRLKGDVERFKLAYALLFAFPGSPAIYYGDEVGLSQPNPYTRWQGDPYCRAPFPWDERRWNRELLAFLRRLVHLKRTHPVLRLGGLLPLRAGKGVLAFKRRHQGQEVWAFFAPKGARLVLPRGMDLLAEEEVEGEVEASYLLFQPL is encoded by the coding sequence ATGGCCCACCACCATGACCTCGAGCACCTCCATCCCCCCTTGCCGGAGCTGGGGGAGGAGGTGAGCGTTTTCCTGGAAACCGAAGCCAAAGAGGGGCTCTTCCTTTACGAGAAGGATGGGGAGATCCACAAGAAACCCATGGAGCGGGCCAATGGGGGCCTAAGGACCCGCGTTCCCGTGCACACCAGCCCTTTTCGCTACTGCTTCCTCCTGCCCGAGGGATTCTTGGGAAGCCACGGCCTGGAAAAGACCCTTCCCCGCTACGACCGCTTCTTCCACCTCCTGGCGGGGCCCCTTCCCCCCAGGTGGGCCCTGGGCACGGTCTACTACCAGATCTTCCCCGACCGCTTCCGCCAGGGGCGCCCAGAGCTTGCCCCCCAGGATGGGGAATGGCTCCTTATGGGCAAACCCATCCGCAAAAAGGCCTGGAACGAGCCCCCGGGGCCGGAAGGGGCCTGGGAGTTCTACGGGGGGGACCTTTGGGGCGTCCTCGAGGCCCTTCCCTACCTGGAGAACCTGGGGGTGGAAGCCCTCTACCTCACCCCCATCTTCCAAAGCCCAAGCAGCCACCGCTACGACACGGAAGACTACCTGAAGGTGGACCCCCACCTGGGAGGGGAGGAGGCCTTGGAAGCCCTTTATAGGGCTTTGGAGGAAAAGGGCATGCGCCTTCTGCTGGATGGGGTCTTCAACCACGTGGGGGCCACCCACCCCTGGTTCCAAAAGGCCTTACAGGACCCCGAAACCCCCGAAAGGAGCATGTTCACCTTCTACCCCGATGGCTCCTACGCCGCCTTCTGGGGGTTAACATCCATGCCCAAGCTGGACTACGCCTCTCCCCTCACCCAGGAGCGCTTGGTCTTTGGGCCCAAGGCCCCCATCCGCCACTGGATGCGCCTGGCCCACGGTTTCCGGCTGGACGTGGCCCACTCCATCGGGGAAGGGGGAACAAACCGCAAAAACGCCCGCTGGCTTCGCGCCCTGGCCCGGGCGGCCAAGGAGGAAAGGCTCGAGGCCCTGGTCATCGGCGAGCTTTCCTACGACGCCACCCCCACCCTACGGGCCCATACCCTGGATGGGGCCATGCACTATGCGGGCTTTGCCCATCCGGTGATGGAGTGGCTTTCCGGTCGGGACGTGTACGGGCGGGAAGTAACCCTAAGCGCCCAGGAGGCCTGGGCGGTCCTCTGGGACCACTACCAGGCCCTACCCCTGCAGCTTCGCCACAGCATGTACACCCTTCTCTCCTCCCACGACATCCCCCGGGCCCTTTGGCGGCTTAAGGGGGATGTGGAACGCTTTAAGCTGGCCTACGCCCTCCTCTTCGCCTTCCCGGGAAGCCCCGCCATCTACTACGGGGACGAGGTGGGCCTTTCCCAGCCCAACCCCTACACCAGGTGGCAGGGGGACCCCTACTGCCGGGCCCCCTTCCCCTGGGACGAAAGGAGGTGGAACCGGGAGCTCTTAGCCTTCCTGCGCAGGCTGGTCCACCTCAAGCGCACCCACCCGGTCCTGCGTCTGGGGGGGCTTTTGCCCTTGAGGGCCGGGAAAGGGGTCCTGGCCTTCAAAAGGCGCCACCAGGGCCAGGAGGTCTGGGCCTTTTTCGCCCCCAAGGGGGCAAGGCTTGTCCTACCCCGGGGGATGGATCTCTTGGCCGAAGAGGAGGTGGAAGGGGAGGTGGAGGCCTCGTACCTTCTCTTCCAGCCGCTATAA